A DNA window from Helianthus annuus cultivar XRQ/B chromosome 15, HanXRQr2.0-SUNRISE, whole genome shotgun sequence contains the following coding sequences:
- the LOC110914175 gene encoding ATP-dependent RNA helicase glh-2-like — translation MSPSKKHKQHGNRNKGGSKSSIPPCKTCGKLHTGECLLGKKGCYNCGQEGHPYYRCPSPVRTCFNCVTPGHVKAECPKLKQKGQKDGKKDENQKARGRMFQITTEEAKVLPNVVSGIFLVNLIPVNVLFDSGTSRSFVSSELMCHSSFTKERMSIPLEVEVADSKSYLLSEVCRNCKITIENEDFEIDLIPMVLGEYSSSRNGLVIPLSCGNTM, via the coding sequence ATGAGTCCGTCCAAGAAACATAAGCAGCATGGCAATAGAAACAAAGGAGGATCTAAAAGCAGTATTCCTCCATGCAAAACTTGTGGGAAGCTTCATACTGGAGAATGTCTATTGGGGAAGAAGGGATGCTACAACTGTGGTCAGGAAGGGCATCCTTACTATAGGTGCCCTAGTCCCGTGAGGACGTGTTTCAATTGCGTTACTCCTGGTCACGTCAAAGCCGAATGTCCGAAGCTTAAACAAAAGGGGCAAAAAGATGGAAAGAAGGATGAAAACCAGAAGGCTCGGGGAAGGATGTTTCAGATTACCACGGAGGAAGCTAAGGTTCTACCAAATGTTGTATCAGGTATTTTCTTAGTCAACCTAATACCCGTGaatgtgttatttgattctggtacTAGTAGGTCTTTTGTGTCGAGTGAACTTATGTGCCATTCCTCTTTTACAAAGGAACGAATGTCTATACCCTTAGAAGTAGAAGTAGCGGATAGCAAAAGTTATTTGCTAAGTGAAGTTTGCAGAAATTGTAAGATTACCATAGAAAATGAAGACTTCGAAATAGATCTTATTCCTATGGTTTTGGGGGAATATAGtagtagtaggaatggattggttatcccgctATCATGCGGAAATACGATGTGA